A single genomic interval of Anthonomus grandis grandis chromosome 17, icAntGran1.3, whole genome shotgun sequence harbors:
- the LOC126746436 gene encoding mediator of RNA polymerase II transcription subunit 19, which yields MMGDQFRKVEQYSPKSSPRGARSPVVSRQDSSGTLKTTILLGKNPSIVPSGPFYLLKEPPGESEITGATNLMAYYGLEHSYSKFSGKKLKEQLSSFLPTLPGVIDSPGQSDNSSLRSVIEKPPVGGKDLLPLTSAQLEGFRLHPGPLPEQYRYTNATPIKKHKNKHKKHKHKEGGLPSTETAVSDASGDTHEKKHKKQKRYDEDKERKKRKKEKKRKKQKHSPEHSGGLTPSQHSS from the exons ATGATGGGCGATCAGTTCCGAAAAGTCGAACAATATTCGCCGAAATCGTCTCCGAGGGGCGCCAGGTCCCCGGTAGTTTCTCGTCAGGATTCCAGCGGAACCCTCAAAACGACCATTCTACTAGGAAAAAACCCTTCAATTGTCCCAAGTGGACCTTTTTACTTACTAAAAGAGCCTCCGG gcGAATCTGAAATAACTGGCGCCACAAATTTAATGGCCTATTATGGCCTTGAACATTCATACAGCAAATTTAGTGGCAAGAAACTTAAAGAGCAACTGTCTTCTTTCCTTCCAACCCTTCCAGGAGTTATAG ACTCTCCAGGTCAGTCAGATAACAGTTCACTAAGAAGCGTCATAGAAAAACCCCCTGTGGGTGGTAAAGATTTGTTACCACTTACAAGTGCCCAACTAGAAGGATTCAGATTGCATCCAGGCCCT cttcCAGAACAATACCGGTATACCAATGCTACCCCGATTAAGAAACACAAAAACAAGCACAAAAAACACAAACATAAAGAAGGAGGTCTTCCTTCTACCGAAACGGCGGTATCCGATGCTTCTGGAGATACTCATGAGAAGAAACACAAGAAACAAAAGAGGTATGATGAGGACAAAGAGAGGAAGAAACGGAAAAAGGAGAAGAAgaggaaaaaacaaaagcataGTCCTGAACACAGTGGGGGGTTGACGCCTAGTCAGCACTCAAGTTGA